ACGCTATGCCTCCCTCAGCCAGGAAGCCGGGAAGAATACCGACCTGCTCATTTGGCCGGAAGCGGCCACACCCTTTCTCTTCGAGCAAGAGCCCGACTACCAGAAACAGGTCCTTGATATTGCGAAAGGCACGCACAATTCGTTGTTATTCGGCAGCCCGACACTTCGCTTTCAACAGGACGGCCGTCCGTATTTGTACAATAGTGCCTTTCTGGTGACGGCTGAAGGACGGGCCTCAGACCGGTATGACAAACGGCATCTGGTACCATTTGGGGAATACATTCCCTTGCGATCAATTCTCTTTTTTCTGGATAAGCTCGTGGTAGGGATCGGAGACTTCAAATCCGGCCAGGGAGCCATGACCATGCAAATCCCAACGGAGCCACCCGGCACTGGTCCGAGATTCGGGGTGGCTATTTGTTTCGAAGTGATTTTTCCCGATTTGGTGCGTCGGATGGCCGGGGAGGGTGCTAATTTTCTCGTCACGATTACCAATGATGCCTGGTTCGGGGATTCTGCTGCGCCGTATCAACATTTCGGCATGGTCGTGTTTCGTGCCGTTGAAAATCATTTGGGATTTGCCCGAGCCGCCAATACCGGCATTTCCGGCTTCATTGCCCCGGACGGAGACATTCTTTTCCAGACATCAGTTTTTTCAGAACAGGCGGTGACGGGATTACTTCCACTCCGTTCCTCATCACCCACCTTTTACACGCAATTTGGGGATGTCTTTAGTTGGGGTTGTGTTATAATATTCGGTGTTTTGTTCACTTGGTGTCGGTTTACCACACCGCTTTCCACACCTAAACCACGGTCATTACCGACATAGCCACGAGAGGAGAGCTGCCCATGCTCGAAGATATTCGCATTCGAATGGAGAAAATCAACGATCATATTCTGGAATTCCGGAGGTATCTTTGACGTTCCTCGGCTAACAACTGAACTGGAAGAACTCGAGCGGGAGACCTCCCAACCGAATTTTTGGAATAATCCCCGTCAGGCCGCCAAAGCCGGACGCCGTCAAGCCGAGATCGAACGCCAACTCACACGCCTTCACCAACTCGACCAGCAACGGGATGACCTTCTCGCCATTCTTGATTTGATTGGCCAACAGGAAGATCCGGAATTGGAAGCGGAGTGGAGCAAGGGCATCAAAGACATTGAGGCCACGCTGGAAGCCTGGCGATTGGAACAATTGTTATCGGGCGAACATGACCAGAATAATGCCATTCTCAGCATTAATCCCGGAGCAGGTGGAACTGAATCCCAGGACTGGGCA
The Nitrospiraceae bacterium DNA segment above includes these coding regions:
- the lnt gene encoding apolipoprotein N-acyltransferase; the protein is MGQTIPPSLVPSRKTAALFFALAFIGTLHPLSFPPYDLGWLAWLVLVPLQILIHDLPPRRALYYGWLAGTIAFAGTVTWVITAMHQFGQVPFIVSALLMLLLAAYLGLYMGIYSWGYAKFQHTCPNFLWLGAPALWVALEFVRTHALSGFPWALLGYSQYQWLPVIQFADVTGVYGVSFLIVMGNVALTSLLLWIHSKRRGLALPGPWVSVAGFGCALSLVLAYGTWRIEEQANLDASARTLSIGLVQANIDQAVKWNEAYRDETLRRYASLSQEAGKNTDLLIWPEAATPFLFEQEPDYQKQVLDIAKGTHNSLLFGSPTLRFQQDGRPYLYNSAFLVTAEGRASDRYDKRHLVPFGEYIPLRSILFFLDKLVVGIGDFKSGQGAMTMQIPTEPPGTGPRFGVAICFEVIFPDLVRRMAGEGANFLVTITNDAWFGDSAAPYQHFGMVVFRAVENHLGFARAANTGISGFIAPDGDILFQTSVFSEQAVTGLLPLRSSSPTFYTQFGDVFSWGCVIIFGVLFTWCRFTTPLSTPKPRSLPT